From one Phocaeicola salanitronis DSM 18170 genomic stretch:
- a CDS encoding DUF3109 family protein: protein MVQVGDAIVSFDVFREKFFCDLDACKGACCIEGDAGAPVTLDEVAELEEVLPVIWKDLSPEAQAVIDKQGVAYTDQEGDLVTSIVNGKDCVFTCYDENGCCYCAIEKAYREGRCNFYKPVSCHLYPVRISDYGPYKAVNYHRWNVCKAAVALGQSKNTAVYQFLKEPLIRKFGEEWYAELETVAEELQKQHII, encoded by the coding sequence ATGGTTCAAGTAGGAGATGCTATCGTAAGTTTTGATGTGTTTCGGGAAAAATTTTTCTGCGATTTGGATGCTTGTAAAGGCGCATGTTGTATCGAAGGAGATGCCGGAGCACCGGTAACGTTGGATGAAGTGGCAGAGCTGGAAGAAGTGTTGCCTGTAATATGGAAAGATTTGTCGCCCGAGGCACAAGCGGTGATAGACAAGCAAGGGGTAGCGTATACAGACCAAGAAGGTGATTTGGTCACTTCTATAGTGAATGGAAAAGATTGCGTCTTTACATGTTACGATGAAAACGGCTGTTGCTATTGTGCCATAGAAAAGGCATATCGGGAAGGGCGTTGTAATTTTTATAAGCCGGTCTCGTGTCATTTGTATCCTGTCCGCATCAGCGACTACGGACCTTACAAAGCGGTAAATTATCACCGTTGGAATGTGTGTAAAGCCGCAGTTGCATTGGGACAAAGCAAGAATACAGCCGTTTATCAGTTTTTGAAGGAACCTTTAATCCGGAAGTTCGGCGAAGAATGGTATGCCGAATTGGAAACGGTGGCTGAAGAACTTCAAAAGCAGCATATCATTTGA